The Dermochelys coriacea isolate rDerCor1 chromosome 13, rDerCor1.pri.v4, whole genome shotgun sequence genome includes the window TGGCAGATCTGCCACAACCCTCTGCAAAGCTGCACGAGTCTGGCTTGAAAAGGCCTTGTTCAGATCATTGTCCTTCAGTGGTGGGGGTATCTGGGCCATGGATCTGACAAACGGGGTTTGTCCTGCCTGCTGGCCTGGCCTGAACAGCGAGGGAGCCTTTGTTAATTTCATGGCATGCTGGTGATAaagcccctccccacacaccagcTGGTTCACAAAAAAACTGAAACAGCTACCCCAGTGAGAGATCTGGCCTGGGTTCGGGGCATGCCTACAGAGCTGTGACGGGACACCGATCCCTGCACCAACAGGGCCCACCCAGCCCCTGCAGACTCAGTATTTACCACCCAAGGCCCTAGAATCAAGCACGGCCCCGCTGTGTTCCTTGCACAGGAGACGGAATGGCATAGCAGGCACTGCAGAGTGGCAAACGCTGGGTGTGTGCTGGTGCCTGGCattgctgcagccctggggctctTGCATCCTGACGACACTGAAGTCCTAGGGAGTTTGGCCATTGACACTGGTACGAAACTGGCGTTTATCCTGCCAGGGCTGTTGCCACTGACTTGGCCTGGCCTCAAGCAAACACCTCATTCTGCTCCAGCTTTCTCCCTGTTGTCTCCAGCTCCTGTCGGCCCAGCTTCGCCGACGTGCTCCTTGGGATCCCAGGGGCTCTCTCTGTCATGACCCCAACGCTCTAGGGAGAATCCCCTGCCATATTCACCCCATGGGATGCTGGGATTATTAACCTTCCTATGTCCCCTTTACTCAGAGGCCGAAGTGCATCTGCCCCCATGGACTGGCACAGCTGTGGTAGGCATCTCAGGgtatgtgtgggggagagggggaacaagGGGGAGGGGGCCCAAGACCATTCCCTTAATTCCAAGGCCCAGGGAATCGCGGAAACAGACTTCACACAGGTATGATAAAGGATTGCACCTGTCATCTTGCCATGCTCCACCTTACCCCAGCACCCCCGGCACGCCCCAGCACCTAGTGTGTGTTCCAGCAACCAGGGCCCCACCTTTCCCCCAGAGCTCCACATGCTTCAGCCCACTTTCCAGTGCCCCCCTGTGCCCAGAGCAATTGGGGGTTGTGGTGCACTTCTGTACCCAGGGCGCTCAGCCTGCCCcgattcctcctcccccactccatggCCCCTCAcacaccctgctccccagctctggccagtcctcacACACACAAGGAAGCTGCTTCCCACCCTCTCCAGCTGGGCTCTgtgcaacccccctccccccccgcaccagGTGCCTTGCCCCTTTGCTGGTGGCTAGAGGCCACACCATGGGGCAGCTCCAGGCTGTTTGAGCTCAGGTACAGGTGAGGTATTTCAGCACCAACAAAGACTCCCGCCTGGACGGGAGGATGGACTTCTCTGGGCCCATCTGTGGGGGTGCTAGGGAGGCAGCCTAGATGCAACAGGGGCACAGGGAGTAAAATTTTGCCATGGCATTGCCTAGAGGGAGAGCTTGTCAAGGCAGAGCGGGGCAGGTAGCACCAGCTGACCTCGCCAACCCCTCTGAGATGGGGGGTAGAGCAGGGAGGTGGAGGGCCATCAGTGCGAATGAACACAAAGGCAAAATGCTAAGAAGATACTGGACAGCCACTCTCCAGGGCAGCAGAAGGCCAGGCTTGGCTGGCAGCCAGTGGGCTCTGACCAGCGGCTCCGTTGGGCTCTGGAAATGCACCATTGTGTTAGCCccacggtgggggtgggggggcatgctAGGCAGTTACATGGCTCCCGCGGTGGCCTACACCGTGGTCTCATACTCCAGCACCTCTTGCGAGGCCCCTATGCTGCGGTACTGCAGGCGCGGGGTAGCCGGAGAAGAATACTCCAGCGCTAGGATCGTCTTCCGGAGCCGCCTGTCAATGAAATGGGCATCCCAGGCAGGGTACTTCTTCCTGGGCAGATCTATTCGGATGACGGGCCCTTCTGTCCGGGGGGCGCTTGGTCTGACCTGAAAAACAGGCACGCAGCTGTCCCTGTCCCCTGgcaccccttccctctccccccctgtAGTCCGTGGCAAGGAGCGTGGGGGGCTGGTGATTACGTCCTCCGGGGGTCCCACGCAGGCGGCCGGTGCCTTTTTGAAAATGCAGCCACTGGTCTGGGGGCCGAACACTGGCCCgttggggtgcaagaggcagTAGTAGATGAACATGAAGAAGATGCCCAGGGCGAAGCTGGAGGAGACCACGCAGACGATGATTAAGGCGTCGAAGTCGGCGGTGGCCTGGCGGTCATAGTACATGTACCAGAGCCCGGTGAGGGCCGCGTTCTCCGCCAGCGTAATGGTGTAGTAGATGGCCATGCGGCAGCGGCTCCGGCCCTCCTTCACGTTGAACCAGCAGAAGATGTAGATGATACCCACCACCATGTTGTAGATGATCTCCTCCCATTTGGACATGCAGAAGTCCGTCTCCCCCTGGATGATCCAGAAGGTCATGATGCACCAATGCGTGATGATGAAGATGCCAAAGTAGAGCTGGAACACGGAGGCAAAGAGGGCGAAGGCAATGGCGCGGGCAGCGATGGTGAACAGGTGCCAGAGGATCTGCACCACTACCCCCTTGTAGGACATGGGCATCTTGTCCTCACGCGAGTCCCGCAGCACCTTCTGGTAGGAGGCAATCATCCACGCCAGGGACACCAGGGAGGCCGAGGCCGAGAGACCTGTGGAGACACAGAATGAGTCAGGGAGTtcgaggggagaggaaggagaggaacagtaggaggggatggtatgagatgggaggaagaggaagggaagacAGAAGATGGATCAGATCCCAGCtccctctagcccagtgtcctgtctgtgCCAGGGCCCAACATcagatgctgcaggggaaggggtaaGAATCCGCAGGAGCAGATATGCAATAATCTGCCACCACATTAGGTCTCCTCCCGGTCCCTCAATTAGAGACACTGGCTTCAGCCCCAAAGCAGGAGGTTTTATGTCCCTTCCAGAATTTGATCATTAACTACTGACAGCTCTGGTTGTTTTTGTTATCCGTACAAGTGTCCAATCCCTTTTCAactcttgctaaattcttggcctcaacaactcCCTGGGGCAGAGAGTTCCACGGTCTCTTCCCCCATTGTGTGAGAAACACTTTCTGTCtctcagttttgaatttgccaccttttaattttgTGGCACATCCCCTGCAGCGACAGGTGatgagagggggcaggaaggcaGATGGAGGGCTGGGATGGGGACTGGGTAGGCGGGGGGCACCCATTACCCTGCAGAGGCTCGATGTTGTTCTGTTGCACCATGATGCTCAGCTGCAGCACCAGCTGGGGGGCGCTCTTCAGGAAGGTCTCCAGCAGCCGCAGCATGCTGATGTCAGCGCTCTCAAACATCATCCTCCAGTAGAAGTGGCGCTGCCTGTGCTCTGACTGCCAGCGGCTCTGGAGGCCGAGGTACAGGGTCCGGAGGTACCTGTGCAGAAGGCAGGGAAGACAGCAGGTGAGACCGGAGTAAGCCCATGCTCCCCACTCGCTCGACCCCTTACTGTCAGAGACTGGCACGCAGCATTGCTGCCCGGCCCAGCCATGCAGTCTAGGcttggggcaggcaggcagcggCTGGTCCGGGGGATAAGAGCAAGGCCGCAGAATCCTGCATTGTGGGGCCAGGGTAGGGCACCGAAGTTTGGGAGACTCAAGGATCCTTCCAAGTATGTTCAGATTCATCCCAAGCATGTTCATAGCTGGCCACATAACCCCGGGATGGGGGAGATGAGTATCCTCCTTCCCTTTGCAGCAAATAGGCCAGCTGGCATCGCGCTCCCCTCTGGCCCTGCagtggagcagaggggcagggggctgcccgGTTGGATACCCCGCCATTGGGACGAGACACTGAAGCGAGGTCCTTTCTCACTCTCCTTGGTGGCTGCCTCGGGGTAACGAGGTATTCCGGTGGCAGGGGAGAACAGCTGTCCAGGCCAGTGCCCTCTCTCAGTGAAGCAGCTGCTAATGCATGGGGCTCAGGATCTTCCTCCTTGAGCTCTTGCCTGCCCTGAGTGTTTAACTCACTGCTTTGTGATGCCCTTTGAGATCCCTGGGGTGCCAAAGGAACTCGTAAAACTCCCACTTGGGTCTAAAGTCCCATGCTCCCCCCTGGGGCTGACCCCGTTCTGTCAACGCCTTCGCTGGGCAAGGAGACGTGTGACAGGACAAGTGGGTCCACTAGCAGATGCTTTCCTGTGCTCTGCCTGCTTGAAGTctgtgtaggagcaggattttatgaTTGTACTATGAGaattaatgtatgatttgatttcatcctgccacccaccctttttgaatagcagaaaggaatgaccctctgggacattggtagaaacgcatctgacagactgccagtgcctgtactgatgttaaggcagggacagaccagcACAATCCTTATGCCTGATTACAGTCACCGTTTTGTTTTAGGATAAattataatgtctactatggtttcctatatgtattacaaattaggcactctagttaaatatacatttctttgttttaaggtttagtaagtaagagacaggctcttgtattgtgtctatgttaagaaGATTAGAGGAAGGCTTAATTTACAATGTCTTTCCCTCAAAATAAACTGACattgtttgtattctcaaaggtctTTGTgaaagactgtttgtgtgaatgaggaatgttttcatcaggaaaagataaggtgtgaaggccactgttatagccagatggtcaaggaagaagGAGTGAAGAGACTTAAGGACACCAGAGAACCATCAACGtgcatccataatgaaggaagggcagattgacaaccctgaggtgaaggctggcacccctaaagtcaggacaattgattaaattggaaccaggacaggatgaccctctcgGAGGTGTATTGGAATGTTTACATCAAAAGATACACCAATTAAGAAATAACtggtcacaaactgacacagcaaaatccatagacttcaacagagaaaaaagactataagaacagggtgcttggccatgggactttgggttcatcttgccacaCTCTGGGAGCATCGGATCACAACcaacagagctctgcttcccttTGCggccaatctggctggccactagattgatccagactctggactggtaactataaacatcaactggcaggactgtgtgcatggggtgtgtgattgaaaagcatatgctacctgttgtattctcaataaatgtggcGTGCATCCTTCTCCCCTATAAAGATCCCATGTACTTCTTATAAGTATAATATTTTCCCCTCTGGCTCTGCATGTTAATAGCTCTTACTGGCCGTGAGGCAAGTGCTGAGCTCTTCCTCCTGGGTGCAGAGGGCCCCAAAGGCAGCCAGATTGGTGCCTGGTGGGGCAGGAGGATGCCGGGGTCCATGCAGGGATCCCGTGTTGTGTGCCATGAAACAGAGCCCTGTGCAGACTCCCTGCAGCCTTGTACAGGAGGCTTTTGTGGctgggggagagtgggggagaggtagaggacTGGTCAGCCTGACTGCCAATCAGCAAAAGAGTAACCCATACCCACCCTCACAGGGATCCAGGAGAGGCTGGGCATGGTGGGCTCGGGCGGGGCAGGAACTGGGCATACCCAGCTGCCCCTGAGGGGGATCCCCTCTCAGGATATGCAGGGTGCCAGTGGGTACGGAGTCTGGCTAGTCTGCACATCCCCACGGTTGCTCATGCCACAGAGCCTGGCCTCTTTGTATACTGAGTCCCAGTATCTTTCCCTGGAGTATCACCGTACCTTTCACCTTGTGAACGCGGAGTTCTGGTCTATTTCACTGGGATCACACCCATTCTCCCCTCCAGCGTGAGATCCCTGGTCTATCTCGCTGGGTTGCACGCTGACCTGGGGGGTGCAGTTTGGCAGCACTGATCTCAGAGGGAGAACAGGGCACCTTGGCTTTTGGAAGCGGATATCTATTTTTTCCATAACCCGACGGAggcctgcccctcttcccctgccatGCTGATCAGACAGGATAAAGGGAACAGCTGCTCTGACTGAGACCTCAGGAGCTATATGCAGGAAACTCACAGGGTTTTGATGACGGAGCCTtccctggctctggctgctgccatCACATGGCTTGTGCCTGCCATATGGTAGCCAGTGTGGGGTCAGCCGAGGTGTTTGTGTGGACACCTGATTGTGATTTACAAACAGGTCGGCTTTTACCTTGCAAACAGGGActggactcccttccccctccccagcaacaAGCCCAGGACTGACCAGCTGCTCTGGGTCTGTGGTGAGCCATTGCCAGAGGCCAAGGAAGAGGCTTTTGTGCTTTTACACTGCCCTCTGCTCCAGTGAAGCAGGCAGCTCCTATGCAGCCACTGGGCCACAGGAATCCTGTCAACACGACAATCTGAGGTGTGACTATGGCATGTGTACACACTCCCAACCTGCCTTTCATCTCACCATCTCCAGTAACAGCAGCAGCGAAGCTAGCCCTCAAGTACACCCCCAAGGCCAGTGTGTGCAGCCCTGCTGTTGTCTCTGCTATCACAGCTTCCCTGCTATTGGTACCAGAGCTAacttgggtacgtctacacatgCTGCGGTCACAcccctgactgcagtgtagacagagccttaggGTGAGCACAATTCAAGCTGCAAATTCCCTTCTGTCTTATAGCCCTGCCCCCAGGTCTTATGCAGGGTGACTAGTCTGTGGGAATTACCCACAGCCATGCACATCAGTGAGCAATGGCTCCAGCCgtgtgagcttaaacacaaaaaggaagcttacaagaattggaaacttggacagatgaatagggaggagtataaaaatattgctcgagcatgcagggatagagtaatcaggaaggccaaagcacaattggagttgtagctagcaagggatgtgaagggtaacaagtaGGACTTctacaggtatgttggcaacaaggaggtcagggaaagtgtggaacccttactgaatgagggaggcaatctagtgacagatgatgtagaaaaagctgaagGACTCAATGCtctttttgcctcggtcttcacagacaaggtcagctcccacactgctgcactgggcagcacagcatggggaggaggtgagcagtcctcagcggtgaaagaacaggttcaggactgtttagaaaagctggacatgcacgagtccatggggccagagctAATGCAGCCGatggtgctgagggagttggcagatgtgattgcagagccattggccgttatctttgaaaactcacggtgatcggggaaggtcccggatgactggaacgAGGCAAATAtcgtgcctatctttaaaaatgggaagaaggaggaccctgggaactacagaccagtcagcttcacctaAGTCCCTGgaaaaccatggagcaggtcccCAAGGACTCCATTGTGAAGCACtcggagaagaggaaggtgatcaggaacagtcaacatggattcaccaagggcaagtcgtgcctgaccaacctgattgtcttctgtgatgagataattggctctgtggatatggggaaagcagtggacgtgttgttccttgactttagcaaagcttttgatactgtctcccacaatattcttgccagcaagttaaagaagtatgagctggatgtatggactataaggtggatagaaagctggctagatcgtcaggctcaaagggtagtgatcaatggctccgtgtctagttggcagctggtatcaagcagagtgccccagaaGTTAGTCctagggccagttttgttcaacatcttcattaatgatctggaagatgggatggattgcaccctcagcaaattcatggatgacactaagctggaggcAGAGGTAGATActgtggagggtagggatagggtccagagtgacctagacaaattggaggattgggccaaaagaaatctgatgaagtttaacaaggacaagtgcagagtcctgcacttaggacggaagaatcccatgtactgctacaggctggggaccgactggttaagcagcagttctgcagaaaaggacctggggattacagtggatgagaagctggatatgagtcaacagtgtgcccttgttgccaagaagactaacggcatattgggctgcattagtaggggcattgccagcaaatcgagggaagtgattattcccctctattcggcactggtgaggccacacctggagtattgtgtccagttttgggacccccactacagaagggatgtggacaaattggagagagtccagcggagggcaacgagaatgaccagggggctggggcacatgacttacgagaagaggctgagggaactgggcttatttcgcctacagaagagaaggggggtggggagagttttgatagcagccttcaactacctgaaggggggttccaaagaggatggagctcggctgttctcagcagtggcagatgacagaacaaggaacaatggtctcaagttgcagcgggggaggtctAGGTAGGATATCTGGAAACACTAttacactaggagggtggtgaagcactggaacaggttctctagggaagtggtggaatctccatccttagaggtttttaaggcccagcttgacaaaagcctggctgggatgatttagttgaggtttgtcctgctttgagcaggggattggactagattaggtgttctcaaactgggggttggaacccctcagggggtcatgaggttagtacatggggggtcgcgaactgtcagcctccaccccaagccccgctttgcctccagcatttataatggtgttaaatatatacaaaagtgtttttaatttataagggggggtcgcactcagcagcttgctatgtgaaaggggtcactagtgcacaagtttgagaaccactggactagatgagctccttgTAGAACtaatcaatgaaattgtttttaattgttcactttattaatataacttcataagcaaagttttatgaatgaaacaacattcattcataaaaccggttaccccactaactggctaattgagtttcactttcaatccaattgctgcttaaatcactgaaacttacacagtttcaacattgtaacttctgctcactgtttgtcattcctTACAcctgtccatattgtaactcaaactccatttcgACTTGTCCCAaaccccattttaaaatgctcactccattttgtaaaccCTGCTGCAATCTTCATTTTGCAAAACCCTGATGTAATCTTATTAGTGTAGTTTacatgtgtgaatgaggtatgtatggatgatggaatcaacatCCAGCCCCAGACGGTCCTGATAAAATTAAAGTGTAAACAGcaacggctgaagatgcagacaacagccctgacaaagcaagaagagtccaccctaaaaagaaaagaacaaaagtacaattgaagaaacatcaaagccaggtcccaggctgaaagtcatgtctgcaattgacggacaatcaatcacaccgaacccagaggcagcgtgatacagcaagacctatagactctggattcaaactaaagcctacaaaaaggatgggtgagatggaagactttggagggtaacattctgtggccaacatggaagggcattggtgcatgcccaacagagacccagctcttccttgcgcccggctttcctggccagttagccgccacaagctacgaacccaagccacgaactcaagctacattcaggactggtaattatatagcagctgcagaacatttgggaggggtgggtgtatatatatacataggtattagatattagttattgctCATAACTCAAATTATATTATAATAAAcatgacatcttgtcttgtctcCTGAAACGATCCTGTGTAGTTTTATCTGCATaacatcctgaggtctcttccaaccctaatctcctatgattttatgattcccTGCAGAGTGCCCTGCCTGACCCAGGCCTTAAGGTCCCCAGAGATCTGAGGTTCTCTACAGCAGTGCCCTGTCATCTCATGGTCTCACCCTTGCTGTTCATTATCCCACATTCACAGGTGCTCAAGGAAAACTAACCACAAGTGAAGGGAGCTGCAATGCAGCTTGAGTCACAGCCGGTCAGTGCTGGAGCTCCTGCCTTACCCAGCTCAAGGGCCAGGTATTCATCGCCAGAGGCTCTCCCCTGCTGCCTGTGGCTCTCACCAGGGCACTGAGGACAAACAGCCTCGATGCTCACAGTTAATTACATCCTCTGAATTATACACTAGACATTCaagtcctctctctccctcctcgcCCAGGAAGGAGGAGAACTGTGCCAGCTAGGGAGCTGGATCCCTGGGGAAAGGGTGTCCCGAGAGGGCATGGCTGAGCCCCAgtggtggagcagggctgaggagcTGGTTGCTGGTCTGTGCTCCACGCTGCTCTGCTACTGAAACCACCTCATGTAGGTGCTGGAAGGCAGGAGACAAATGATTGGGAAAACAGAAAGATTAAGCAAAAGGAAGTTGGACTATAAAGCTCCCTCCCAACCTAGTAAAACTGTCATGCAAACTGATGGCCTTTGTATCAGATCCATAAAATGCTGTCAGTCGACTCCATTAGCTGGTGAGTGCCAGGAGAAAGCCTTATCCCAGCACTTTAAGCCCATATATCAGCTCCAAGGAGGTGGGGCTGGCCCCGCTCTGGCTGCTGGAAGACATCAAGGCCTGGCACCCCCCCTGTGGTGCAGCCAGGAATGTGCTGGCTGCCTCGGGCGAGCCTGAGCAAAGTTCATTTTCTCAGCTGCAATAAGTCAATGCTCCTGAGTGACTATTCCTGGGAAATGGGCTCCTTGCTGTGGGGCGTGTGATAAAAGGCTGAGCGGAGACAGGACTATATTTAGCCAGTGAACAGACAAATTACACTCCGCTGGCACCTTCAACGCATACGCCTTTCCCAAGGAGCAaagccccccacacacagcccgcGCAAGCACTCAGCTGCAGCTGCCATCTGTTCCAGCTGTGAGTTCCTCCTAGTTCAGTGGTCGCCTCCTCCCCATTCTTAGTGCAGGAAGCGTTGGCCCAACACATACGGAGCAGATCTCTTGGAAGATTTCAGTGcatggagaagggaagggaagaatggTCCCACTGACCCCTGCGGGACTTGCAGCAGGAGTCTCTGGGTGTGATTTCCCCTGAATAACGTAGCTCCAAGCAAGGCCCTGTGGATGTCAAGCAACAGGGTCTGGTGTTCCTAAGCTGGGCTACCTCCCAGCCTGTGCAAAGCCCCAGTGATCTTCGAGtagggaaagaaaggaagaacatGCTGCAGCGAAAATCCTGGGCAGAGGCGATGTGCAGGGGAAGGATGGCAGAGGACGAGTCTAGAGTCCTTTTCCATAACAGCTTCTCACACTCAGCCCCAGCTCCTTCTGGCTGCCTTGTGCTAGGAGGCCTCTTTACTCAGGTTGGGGCTATGGGAGGCTGTGGGACCAGAGGGGGTGAACTGCCCAGCAAATGTTCTCAAAGGGGTAGGGTGCCACCTGTGCTAGAAAGTTCTGCTCTTGAAAAGATCAACTTTGCAAAGCCAAAAGTCTGGTATGGAGTGGCCCGGGCATCTGCTTTCGGATGTGGGGTTGGCTTTCCGCTTAGATTCTTTTGGAGTCCCTGGCTGTGAGGAAGCTCTCAGATATTGGAGTCTGCTGGCATTCCAGGGATTAGGAATCAAAGTTTCTATTTCCATGGCCCTGCTATAATTCCCAGGGAGAAAAGCTAATGCTGGGCCAGAGCTGAGAAACCAGAGCTCAGGAGCAGAGCTGAAGAAATACCTGATTTGTCAGTttggtggctgaactgaaaaatcccagGGGAAAACTGGTTTGTTTCGAGCCAAACTGACTTTTGGGTGTCTTGGTGGaataaaatacagaagaaaatacGTGGGGGTCAACATGAAATATTTCCAATTACACAtagccctagcctctgtttgccagaagctaggaatggcgACAGGGGatcgatcacttgatgatttcctgttctgttcattccctgtggggcacctggcattggccattgatggaagagaggatactgggctagatggatctttggtctgacccagtatggccactcttatgttcaaATGTCAAATCAaaccagacattttaaaatggttcatttcaattttttttaaagcaaaacgcTTCCagatttttgatatttttgttgtCAGATAGAGGCATTTGCCAAATTCACTCTGAATTCATGGACAGTGTAGGggtcctgaaaaatgcatttctcAGCAAATTTCCTATGTGCCAAAAAtgtttcacccagctctgctcagggGGCATGAAGAGAGGGAGCCCATAACAGGGAGCCTGGGGGCAACCAGGAGTGAACAAGGCAGGGTCTATTTACCAGCCAGAGCTAGCTAGTGCTCACTCATGCTAGGAGTAACTTTAgggttaggaaaaagaaaaggagtacttgtggcaccttaaagactaactaatttatttgagcataagctttagggTTAGGGTTGTATCCGTGACAGGCTGAGGGTCATCCAGCGGTGgcaggtggccagcagcaggttcaTCAGGATGTGGAGTATCTAGACCATGCAGAATGCAGGGATCCAAGCAATGTCTGTGTCAGTCTTGAGGCCAAGCACGGTTCTGCACGACAG containing:
- the XKR7 gene encoding XK-related protein 7 encodes the protein MAAKSDGAGAASAVRMEPGAESGGGGTLPGGAGRGGAGPGPAAPPAPRAYSLLDCCWVLGALLVFFSDGASDLWLAADYYLRRQRWWFGLTLLFALLPSLVVQLLSFRWFVYDHTAPRSPAAAPAAGPPAPAASTKDSGGTKDSGRPGSALLSPASAPSAHRTRGCCRLCIWILQSLIHLLQLGQVWRYLRTLYLGLQSRWQSEHRQRHFYWRMMFESADISMLRLLETFLKSAPQLVLQLSIMVQQNNIEPLQGLSASASLVSLAWMIASYQKVLRDSREDKMPMSYKGVVVQILWHLFTIAARAIAFALFASVFQLYFGIFIITHWCIMTFWIIQGETDFCMSKWEEIIYNMVVGIIYIFCWFNVKEGRSRCRMAIYYTITLAENAALTGLWYMYYDRQATADFDALIIVCVVSSSFALGIFFMFIYYCLLHPNGPVFGPQTSGCIFKKAPAACVGPPEDVITSPPRSLPRTTGGEREGVPGDRDSCVPVFQVRPSAPRTEGPVIRIDLPRKKYPAWDAHFIDRRLRKTILALEYSSPATPRLQYRSIGASQEVLEYETTV